tccCAAGGACCACAAAATGGTGATATGGATAATTAAGCCTATATCTAGAAGTTTTCAGAGAATCTGTAGTGAGTGGGATGGTAGCCAATGCATATAGCCATAACAAgatatatttgtgtcttttacaAACAAACTTTACAATTTTATGAAACACCCTCAGTCATAgacttttatgtattttaactACTTCcataaaaattcttctttctttcatctttcaaTGTATTGTTACAGCTATTGCATCTTCAAAATTCTCCTATTCTGCATTCAGATTACTTGGAATTTATAAtgcactttcttcttttctagtcCAAAGACTATTTTCAGGGTTTTTCTATTTTCCTGCCACTTTCTGATATTATGACCCAAGGGACACCTCCTTATCTCTCATACCCTGTACAATGATGAGTAGGCAAAATGGAAGTTCAGATAAAATGAGAAACTGCTTTCTTCTTATTCTTCTCAGAATGTTCCTTCTTGGCTCTCATCCTTTATCACCTAACAGTTCAAAGTTCCCTGAGCTACTTTTGCATGCTGTGggcatttggtttcttttttattccttctctttttttttttttaactaacaaACCATTTTCCTGTTCACAGTGGGCCAGTATAATTGTCCAGGCCAATATATGTCCTTGGTGCCATCAGAGAGCCACGTCACTTCATGCTCAGATGAGTGGGTTGGATATCAAAGGAAATGCTACTTTTTTTCCACTATGAAAAGGAGCTGGACCTCGGCTCAAAGCTCTTGTTTGAAACATGGTGCTACTCTTGCTCTCATTGATTCTGAAAAGGACATGGTGAGATCATAGTATTCAAAACAGTTTCATAAAATAGTTGTATTCTATTTTTGTATGTAATCTGTGGTTTCCCTCTCTGTTCCCTTCTAAGAGAAGATATTGTACATGTATCCCATGTAGGAAAGTGAGTCTCAGAAAGCCATATGCTTAGGTCAAAATGAGAGTTCATTTCatcttttatgtttgttttgatTGCTTAGTTTCAAAGACCAGGAATCCAAATGAGCTGATTCTTTATAGAATTAGCAGTCTATCATCTTAGCTATCATACCTCTAACTGCAGCTTCTGAGATATAGGATTTATTATATCTTTGCCCAGAGGAGTTAACATATACTTTGTTCTTTCTTCAAGATCTTTCTAAAACAATATGTGGGTAGAACTGAACACTGGATTGGGCTGAACAATGAAGATGGTCAGACATGGAAATGGTCAAATGGCAAAGTGTTTAACAACTGGTAAGTCTCAAGAATTTTCTTCACCTCTCTAGACTGGCAGCTCAGGGAAACtattttccttctctgctttTGGAAGCACTTTCAGTATAAAGGTTTTGCTCCTCATGAGCAAAGTTCTAACCTCTTTTGTAAGCgttttttctttggcattttttaaaggaaaggttttattattgtttttttatttattgtttattatttatttttatccccTTGAAATTCATACCATAAATGCTTCTAGTAATTTGTTCTCAGTGAACTTCAATGTAAGTAAAAGACTTAGTTTGGAAATATTCCATATATAATTATGATGATGCAAAAAACAAACCCCAAACCACAACATTTCCAATCTCATGTTTATAT
Above is a window of Choloepus didactylus isolate mChoDid1 chromosome 8, mChoDid1.pri, whole genome shotgun sequence DNA encoding:
- the LOC119543101 gene encoding early activation antigen CD69-like — its product is MNSEDGSLTENSSLHPENGEQGNATSSHFVTHPEGSLQVPVPCAVVTVAFITSLIIAVIALTVGQYNCPGQYMSLVPSESHVTSCSDEWVGYQRKCYFFSTMKRSWTSAQSSCLKHGATLALIDSEKDMIFLKQYVGRTEHWIGLNNEDGQTWKWSNGKVFNNWFNLTGSENCAFLNSTEVSSEECQNNLHWICSKPSE